From the genome of Geothrix sp. 21YS21S-4, one region includes:
- a CDS encoding DUF47 domain-containing protein, producing MSLNAVMRWLKPKEMVFFDLLESAAGNAYQAAQLFDREIRSGDPARFAELRRQSKDLEHIGDDLTHQIIDRLNHTFVTPIEREDILALAHAIDDVVDRIHSVCERLLLYRIGHVMPAVTEISSIIVEGAGEILHLTRSLRNMSNQKEIGDRIRRVHALENKADSIYHAALAQIFEAPENAIELIKWKELLEKIEDATDRIELVAKVIGSTVMKNA from the coding sequence ATGTCCTTGAATGCCGTGATGCGTTGGCTGAAGCCCAAGGAGATGGTCTTTTTCGATCTGCTGGAGTCCGCCGCCGGGAACGCCTATCAGGCCGCCCAGCTCTTCGACCGCGAGATCCGCAGCGGCGATCCCGCCCGGTTCGCCGAGCTGCGCCGCCAATCCAAGGACCTGGAGCACATCGGCGACGACCTGACCCATCAGATCATCGACCGCCTGAACCACACCTTCGTCACCCCCATCGAGCGGGAGGACATCCTCGCCCTGGCCCACGCCATCGACGACGTGGTGGACCGGATCCACTCCGTCTGCGAGCGGCTGCTGCTCTACCGCATCGGCCACGTGATGCCCGCCGTGACCGAGATCAGCTCGATCATCGTGGAGGGCGCCGGGGAGATCCTGCACCTCACCCGATCCCTGCGGAACATGTCCAACCAGAAGGAGATCGGCGACCGCATCCGCCGCGTCCACGCCCTGGAGAACAAGGCCGATTCCATCTACCACGCGGCGCTGGCGCAGATCTTCGAGGCGCCTGAGAACGCCATCGAGCTCATCAAGTGGAAGGAGCTCCTCGAGAAGATCGAGGACGCCACGGACCGGATCGAACTGGTGGCCAAGGTCATCGGATCCACCGTCATGAAGAACGCCTAG
- a CDS encoding SDR family NAD(P)-dependent oxidoreductase: MGPLWKNARMERISRNGRPCFVLVGGRQRLGRALAEDLARDHDLVLTSSGDWESETWVEELSKTARVRTLRWDAESPELVSRMMADLDGLAAEGWTVAGAILVAGTFPEQLLGSWEPEALAATWRLNLTFPFLCAQALASHLAEGACLQLLLDTSLHQPWLKRLPYSAAKAGLAALVPGLAQLLAPKIRVVGHALGAVLPAEARETAFLAERSLVKRIGDPSDLCRAVRYAAASPFLTGEILTLDGGRRWV, translated from the coding sequence ATGGGGCCTTTGTGGAAGAATGCCCGGATGGAGCGGATCTCGCGGAATGGACGGCCCTGCTTCGTGCTGGTGGGCGGAAGGCAGCGGCTGGGACGCGCCCTGGCGGAGGATCTGGCCCGGGATCACGACCTGGTGCTGACCAGTTCGGGAGACTGGGAATCGGAAACGTGGGTGGAGGAGCTGTCGAAGACGGCACGGGTCCGGACGCTTCGGTGGGACGCGGAGAGCCCGGAGCTGGTGTCCCGCATGATGGCAGATCTGGACGGCTTGGCAGCAGAGGGATGGACGGTCGCCGGCGCGATCCTGGTGGCGGGCACCTTCCCGGAGCAGCTTCTCGGCTCGTGGGAGCCCGAGGCCCTGGCGGCCACCTGGCGGCTGAACCTGACCTTTCCCTTCCTCTGCGCCCAGGCCCTCGCGTCCCATCTGGCCGAAGGCGCCTGCCTCCAGCTTCTGCTGGACACCTCCCTCCACCAGCCCTGGCTGAAGCGGCTTCCCTACAGCGCGGCGAAAGCGGGCCTCGCGGCCCTGGTTCCGGGCCTGGCCCAACTGCTGGCGCCGAAGATCCGGGTAGTCGGGCACGCCCTCGGCGCGGTGCTGCCCGCCGAGGCGCGGGAGACGGCCTTCCTGGCGGAGCGGAGCCTGGTGAAGCGGATCGGCGATCCGTCGGACCTCTGCCGAGCCGTGCGCTACGCCGCCGCCAGCCCCTTCCTCACGGGCGAGATCCTCACCCTCGATGGCGGCCGGCGTTGGGTCTGA
- a CDS encoding inorganic phosphate transporter: protein MFSGLLPALVVIVGLALAFDYINGFHDTANAIATVVSTGVLSARKAILMAAVLNFGGALTGTQVATTIAKGIADSQFVVPAVIVAALLSAITWNLITWYFGIPSSSSHALVGGLSGAVVAEAGMGALHTSKLEEVGTFLIVSPIVGFFIAMVLIILILWIVRRQAGHRVNLAFRKLQLVSAGAMAFTHGTNDAQKAMGIIALALITYGKLHGHGAKVDVPIWVKLACATAMGLGTMSGGWKIIRTMGAKIVKLRPIHGFAAETSAAIVLFTTAHLGIPVSTTHVISGAIMGVGASMNVSAVRWGVAGNIMVAWVLTIPVSALLAAGFLKLVAPFF from the coding sequence ATGTTCTCAGGCCTCCTTCCGGCCCTGGTGGTGATCGTCGGCCTCGCCCTGGCCTTCGACTACATCAACGGATTCCACGACACGGCCAACGCCATCGCCACGGTGGTCTCGACCGGCGTCCTCAGCGCCCGCAAGGCCATCCTCATGGCCGCGGTCCTCAACTTCGGCGGGGCCCTGACGGGCACCCAGGTGGCCACCACCATCGCCAAGGGGATCGCCGACAGCCAGTTCGTCGTTCCGGCGGTGATCGTCGCCGCCCTCCTGTCGGCCATCACCTGGAACCTGATCACCTGGTACTTCGGGATCCCCTCCAGCTCCAGCCACGCCCTCGTCGGCGGCCTGTCGGGCGCCGTGGTTGCGGAGGCCGGCATGGGCGCCCTTCACACCTCCAAGCTCGAAGAGGTGGGCACCTTCCTGATCGTCAGCCCCATCGTGGGCTTCTTCATCGCCATGGTGCTGATCATCCTCATCCTGTGGATCGTGCGGCGCCAGGCGGGCCACCGGGTCAACCTGGCCTTCCGCAAGCTCCAGCTCGTGTCCGCGGGCGCCATGGCCTTCACCCACGGGACCAACGATGCCCAGAAGGCCATGGGGATCATCGCCCTGGCCCTGATCACCTACGGGAAGCTCCACGGCCACGGCGCCAAGGTGGACGTGCCCATCTGGGTGAAGCTGGCCTGCGCCACCGCCATGGGCCTCGGTACCATGTCCGGCGGGTGGAAGATCATCCGGACCATGGGCGCCAAGATCGTGAAGCTCCGCCCCATCCACGGGTTCGCGGCGGAGACCTCCGCCGCCATCGTCCTGTTCACCACCGCCCACCTGGGGATCCCCGTCAGCACCACCCACGTGATCTCCGGCGCCATCATGGGCGTCGGCGCCAGCATGAACGTCTCCGCCGTCCGCTGGGGCGTGGCGGGAAACATCATGGTGGCCTGGGTCCTGACGATCCCCGTCAGCGCCCTCCTCGCGGCGGGCTTCCTCAAGCTGGTGGCGCCCTTCTTCTGA
- a CDS encoding lysophospholipid acyltransferase family protein, giving the protein MVAQLASWAGVLWPTFALLPRLAAGAEPHPGMHRWARRLLPALGVEVEVTGALRADVPLWVANHLSWVDPVVLMSLRPMGTIAKGEVTAYPLIGRWARKSGIHFVDRHDATSRAAALASFTASLQSGRDMLLFPEGTTTRGEELAPFYEGGLRAAFDLGLPAQPVRLSSPAPHYPWTGDETLMPHLRTLFATRTPVAVAAETPLHPREFGDADAWIAAFRAALAPRSSDVR; this is encoded by the coding sequence GTGGTCGCCCAGCTCGCCTCGTGGGCCGGGGTGCTGTGGCCCACCTTCGCCCTGCTGCCGCGCCTGGCGGCGGGCGCGGAGCCCCACCCCGGCATGCACCGCTGGGCCCGGAGGCTGCTGCCGGCCCTCGGCGTGGAAGTGGAAGTGACTGGCGCCCTGCGCGCCGACGTTCCGCTGTGGGTGGCCAACCATTTGAGCTGGGTCGATCCCGTGGTCCTGATGAGCCTCCGCCCCATGGGGACCATCGCCAAGGGAGAGGTCACCGCCTATCCCCTGATCGGCCGCTGGGCCCGCAAATCCGGCATCCACTTCGTGGACCGGCACGACGCCACCAGCCGCGCCGCAGCCCTCGCGAGCTTCACCGCCTCCCTCCAGAGCGGACGGGACATGCTGCTGTTCCCCGAGGGCACCACCACCCGCGGCGAGGAATTGGCGCCGTTCTACGAGGGCGGCCTCCGGGCGGCCTTCGACCTGGGCCTGCCCGCCCAGCCCGTGCGGCTCAGCAGCCCCGCCCCCCACTATCCGTGGACCGGCGACGAGACCCTGATGCCCCACCTCCGCACCCTGTTCGCCACCCGGACGCCCGTGGCAGTGGCGGCCGAGACGCCCCTCCATCCCCGGGAATTCGGCGATGCGGACGCCTGGATCGCCGCCTTCCGCGCCGCCCTCGCCCCCAGGAGTTCCGATGTCCGCTGA
- a CDS encoding arginase family protein, whose translation MSADVLMQGLRTGLTPFLGLPLCVDPKPAAGVVLGVPCDAGVINRPGARLGPWALRAASMGVGLQPMPHRLRESIPPLASAASGWVDGGNIPTLPFSLAEALATVQAMVGAWALTGCRTLLLGGDHSLTLGALRALAVQHGPLGLLHLDAHPDAAEGAAWDTAVHHGTWLRQALEEDLVDPSRVVQAGLRAPRFDDGELAFLQAAGVRMWTPADLRDPLLAPRLEQDLARVGQGPAYVSVDLDVLDPALAPAVAEPVPGGLDLAEVLRLVRAAREWPEPWVGADLMELAPSLEGGETTARNAVHVALHLLA comes from the coding sequence ATGTCCGCTGATGTGCTCATGCAGGGCCTCCGCACGGGCCTGACTCCCTTCCTCGGCCTCCCGCTGTGCGTGGATCCCAAGCCCGCCGCGGGCGTGGTTCTGGGCGTGCCCTGCGACGCGGGCGTGATCAACCGCCCCGGCGCCCGCCTCGGCCCCTGGGCCCTCCGCGCCGCCTCCATGGGCGTGGGTCTCCAGCCCATGCCCCACCGGCTGCGGGAGAGCATTCCGCCCCTCGCTTCCGCCGCTTCCGGCTGGGTGGACGGCGGGAACATCCCCACCCTGCCCTTCTCCCTGGCGGAAGCCCTGGCCACCGTCCAGGCCATGGTCGGCGCCTGGGCGCTGACCGGCTGCCGCACGCTCCTTCTGGGCGGCGACCACTCGCTGACCCTCGGCGCCCTCCGGGCCCTGGCGGTGCAGCACGGCCCCCTGGGGCTGCTCCACCTGGACGCCCACCCGGACGCGGCGGAAGGCGCCGCCTGGGACACGGCCGTCCACCACGGAACGTGGCTGCGCCAAGCCCTCGAAGAGGATTTGGTGGACCCTTCGCGGGTGGTCCAGGCGGGCCTCCGGGCGCCGCGCTTCGACGACGGGGAACTGGCGTTCCTCCAGGCGGCGGGCGTCCGGATGTGGACTCCGGCGGACCTGCGGGACCCGCTGCTGGCTCCCCGGTTGGAGCAGGATCTCGCCCGGGTGGGCCAAGGTCCCGCCTACGTGAGCGTGGACCTGGACGTCCTGGATCCCGCCCTGGCGCCCGCCGTGGCGGAGCCGGTGCCCGGCGGCCTGGATCTCGCCGAGGTGCTCCGGCTCGTGCGCGCCGCCCGGGAATGGCCCGAACCCTGGGTGGGGGCCGACCTCATGGAACTGGCGCCCTCCCTGGAAGGGGGCGAGACCACCGCCCGGAACGCCGTGCACGTGGCTCTTCACCTCCTGGCCTGA
- a CDS encoding SpoIIE family protein phosphatase: MNPYLKRIRWRLLWISLACVLLSTGSFALNQWMYAASDDQCSWVVENGKIIIREILPDGVAEEAGLLEGDELVKIQGRTFPATLEGTLKAQRFINEKPANAYLIYTVKRQGRQILIPVRLVKPINLVQLALLLNGLVAWAIGLLVVLSAPERKSSRHFFYLAATALLLSGIIASGNAPTAIRVGIALMATVSVALLPPLWVHFFLRFPHPFALRRNRRFLRALYGTFAAMALIQLSVRLWFILNDGAVRPPVGGPETILRTLLGAIPAPLYAAAALTGLGFFVAGAFRASERLRRAVLPSLIVAAALCLDLVAWSVLQGRYGTSLLFQRQTFIFMLPAPLLPLSFAYAIFRHGLFDVRKVLLRWVSYMAILALTVALYLGGLAWAFSHLASIPSGWAGALIGLLALPLGWALRLLLRGIRRRFRRDFSSTREIALGAVREPRKRFSEEALLKSLRRALSEAFQPQLLEILPIEDRQILLPAAESEGRDDRRVRFPPQPLHLPAGLLRLARENRELVLGLGSEEADWIREQGEHLRAHVDALEAQLLLLILAGDQAHTAVLLGGKYAELNYGREDRELLREVALAAGQVLETAVMHGRLLAQERLSQELETARRIQESLITSQLPPIPGFHVALRLEPALETGGDLLFVKRRPSGAWLAAVGDVCGKGLAAALYMAQATALLEQAVQREDQGLEEILCSLDRTLRQLLGQRGFLTLILLEWDERGNYRLARAGHPGALLLKGLPEDCFTEVIPKGRGLGLRPAGPGDWEVIEGTLPPKGWMVLYSDGLSEAMNRQGELYGTDRLCGQLRRLWGTGSPRAACEAVFQDVSAFDTQNRDDRTLFILGREHA, encoded by the coding sequence ATGAATCCCTACCTCAAACGCATTCGCTGGCGCTTGCTGTGGATCAGCCTGGCCTGCGTGCTGCTCTCGACGGGCTCCTTCGCCCTGAACCAGTGGATGTACGCGGCCTCGGACGACCAGTGCTCCTGGGTGGTGGAGAACGGGAAGATCATCATCCGCGAGATCCTGCCGGACGGCGTGGCCGAAGAGGCCGGGCTGCTGGAGGGCGACGAGCTGGTGAAGATCCAGGGGCGGACCTTCCCGGCGACGCTGGAAGGGACGCTCAAGGCCCAGCGGTTCATCAACGAGAAGCCCGCCAATGCGTACTTGATCTACACGGTGAAGCGCCAGGGCCGCCAGATCCTGATTCCCGTCCGGCTGGTGAAGCCGATCAACCTGGTGCAGCTCGCGCTGCTGCTCAACGGCCTCGTCGCCTGGGCCATCGGCCTGCTGGTGGTGCTGTCGGCGCCGGAGCGCAAGAGCTCGCGCCACTTCTTCTACCTCGCGGCGACGGCGCTGCTCCTGTCGGGAATCATCGCGTCGGGGAACGCGCCCACGGCCATCCGCGTGGGCATCGCCCTCATGGCCACCGTCTCCGTCGCGCTGCTGCCGCCCCTGTGGGTCCACTTCTTCCTCCGCTTCCCCCATCCCTTCGCGCTGCGCCGCAACCGCCGCTTCCTCCGGGCCCTGTACGGCACCTTCGCGGCGATGGCCCTCATCCAGCTGAGCGTCCGGCTGTGGTTCATCCTCAATGACGGCGCGGTGCGCCCGCCCGTCGGCGGGCCGGAAACCATCCTCCGGACCCTGCTGGGCGCCATTCCCGCGCCGCTCTACGCCGCCGCGGCGCTGACGGGCCTCGGGTTCTTCGTGGCGGGCGCCTTCCGGGCGTCGGAGCGGCTGCGCCGGGCCGTGCTGCCCTCCCTCATCGTGGCCGCGGCCCTGTGCCTCGACCTGGTGGCGTGGTCCGTCCTCCAGGGGCGCTACGGCACCAGCCTGCTCTTCCAGCGGCAGACGTTCATCTTCATGCTGCCGGCGCCGCTGCTGCCCCTGAGCTTCGCCTACGCCATCTTCCGCCACGGGCTGTTCGACGTGCGGAAGGTGCTGCTGCGCTGGGTAAGCTACATGGCCATCCTCGCGCTGACCGTGGCGCTCTACCTGGGCGGCCTGGCGTGGGCGTTCTCGCACCTGGCCTCCATTCCCTCCGGCTGGGCCGGCGCCCTGATCGGGCTCCTGGCGCTGCCCCTGGGCTGGGCGCTGCGCCTGCTGCTCCGCGGGATCCGGCGCCGGTTCCGGCGGGATTTCTCCAGCACCCGGGAGATCGCCCTGGGCGCCGTCCGCGAGCCCCGCAAGCGGTTCAGCGAGGAGGCCCTCCTCAAGTCCCTCCGCCGGGCGCTGAGCGAGGCCTTCCAGCCCCAACTCCTGGAGATCCTGCCCATCGAAGACCGCCAGATCCTCCTGCCCGCCGCCGAGTCCGAGGGCCGGGATGACCGCCGCGTCCGTTTCCCACCGCAGCCGCTCCACCTTCCGGCGGGGCTGCTCCGCCTCGCCCGGGAGAACCGCGAACTGGTTCTCGGCCTGGGCAGCGAGGAAGCGGACTGGATCCGCGAGCAGGGCGAGCACCTCCGCGCCCACGTGGACGCCCTGGAGGCCCAGCTCCTCCTGCTGATCCTCGCGGGGGACCAGGCCCACACCGCGGTCCTCCTGGGAGGGAAATACGCGGAGCTGAACTACGGTCGCGAGGACCGGGAGCTGCTGCGCGAAGTGGCCCTGGCAGCGGGCCAGGTGCTGGAGACCGCCGTGATGCACGGCCGCCTGCTGGCCCAGGAGCGCCTCAGCCAGGAACTGGAGACCGCCCGGCGCATCCAGGAAAGCCTGATCACCTCCCAGCTCCCGCCCATTCCCGGCTTCCACGTGGCCCTGCGCCTGGAGCCCGCCCTGGAGACGGGCGGCGACCTCCTGTTCGTCAAGCGCCGCCCCAGCGGCGCGTGGCTGGCGGCGGTGGGCGACGTGTGCGGAAAGGGACTGGCGGCGGCGCTCTACATGGCCCAGGCCACCGCCCTCCTGGAGCAGGCCGTCCAGCGGGAGGACCAGGGCCTGGAGGAGATCCTCTGCTCCCTGGACCGCACCCTGCGCCAGCTCCTGGGACAGCGGGGCTTCCTCACGCTGATCCTGCTGGAGTGGGACGAGCGCGGGAACTACCGCCTCGCGCGGGCGGGCCACCCCGGCGCGCTCCTGCTGAAGGGGCTGCCCGAGGACTGCTTCACCGAGGTGATCCCCAAAGGACGGGGCCTCGGCCTCCGCCCCGCCGGTCCCGGCGACTGGGAAGTGATCGAAGGCACATTGCCTCCGAAGGGTTGGATGGTGCTCTACAGCGACGGCCTGTCCGAGGCCATGAACCGCCAAGGCGAGCTGTACGGCACGGATCGGCTGTGCGGACAGCTCCGCCGGCTATGGGGAACGGGCAGTCCCCGGGCCGCCTGCGAGGCCGTTTTCCAGGACGTGTCCGCCTTCGACACGCAGAACCGGGACGACCGGACTTTGTTTATCCTGGGTAGGGAGCACGCATGA
- a CDS encoding DUF2911 domain-containing protein has protein sequence MPRRFFPALMAASLLAATLSADDKPAPVRLTPLRVSPACTVTQDIGLSRIEIAFARPAVKGRKIWGDLVPFGEVWRAGANTATTFTFSHPARVAGKPVAAGTYGFFAIPGEKAWTLILNRKAKQWGAYDYKAEDDVVRWEAAPAAGPFLEWLDYRIVPQDTGRAVVELGWEKLRVGFPVEFDTKALYWAHLEETLKKAPDTDWIPWYQAAAYCQAQGIEPAKAQAWIQKSLKAGDSWWNHETAARIDRDAGRRTEALAQLQKAIELSRGKAPKEYTADREKELAAWQGEK, from the coding sequence ATGCCTAGACGGTTCTTCCCCGCCCTGATGGCGGCTTCCCTCCTGGCCGCGACCCTGTCCGCGGACGACAAGCCCGCGCCCGTCCGCCTCACGCCCCTGCGGGTGAGCCCCGCCTGCACCGTGACCCAGGACATCGGCCTCAGCCGGATCGAGATCGCCTTCGCCCGCCCGGCGGTCAAGGGACGGAAGATCTGGGGTGATCTGGTTCCCTTCGGCGAGGTGTGGCGGGCCGGGGCCAACACCGCCACCACCTTCACCTTCAGCCATCCCGCCCGCGTGGCCGGCAAGCCCGTCGCGGCGGGCACCTACGGGTTCTTCGCCATTCCCGGCGAGAAGGCGTGGACCCTCATCCTCAACCGCAAGGCCAAGCAGTGGGGCGCCTACGACTACAAGGCGGAAGACGACGTCGTGCGCTGGGAGGCGGCGCCCGCGGCCGGCCCCTTCCTGGAATGGCTCGACTACCGCATCGTCCCCCAGGACACGGGCCGCGCCGTGGTGGAGCTGGGCTGGGAGAAGCTGCGGGTGGGCTTTCCGGTGGAATTCGACACGAAGGCCCTCTACTGGGCGCACCTGGAGGAGACCCTGAAGAAGGCGCCCGACACGGACTGGATCCCCTGGTACCAGGCCGCCGCCTACTGCCAGGCCCAGGGCATCGAGCCGGCGAAGGCCCAGGCCTGGATCCAGAAGAGCCTCAAGGCCGGGGACAGCTGGTGGAACCACGAGACCGCCGCCCGCATCGACCGCGACGCCGGTCGCCGGACGGAGGCCCTGGCCCAGCTTCAGAAGGCCATCGAGCTGTCCCGGGGCAAGGCGCCCAAGGAATACACCGCCGACCGGGAGAAGGAACTGGCGGCGTGGCAGGGCGAAAAGTAG
- a CDS encoding response regulator transcription factor, with amino-acid sequence MPHILLLEDDSEIRLGLEQHLRREGFSLTSVGTGRDALQSLNAPGPRLDAALLDLSLPDMDGLDVLRAIRGHASHRALPVLLVTARSEEIDRVLGLELGADDYVSKPFSTRELAARLRAILRRAVPADVAERAPRLAFGPITVDLDMHTARVDGQLVDLTRREFELLAYFLANPRRVLTREKILQQVWGLEYLGESRTIDAHVRRVRAKIGGPAAELIETVVGVGYRLGGPADA; translated from the coding sequence ATGCCCCACATCCTCCTCCTCGAAGACGACTCCGAGATCCGGCTGGGCCTGGAGCAGCACCTGCGCCGGGAGGGCTTCAGCCTGACCAGCGTGGGCACCGGCCGCGACGCCCTCCAATCCCTCAACGCCCCGGGACCGAGGCTGGACGCGGCCCTCCTGGATCTCAGCCTGCCGGACATGGACGGCCTCGACGTCCTGCGGGCCATCCGCGGCCACGCCTCCCACCGGGCGTTGCCGGTCCTCCTGGTGACCGCCCGGAGCGAGGAGATCGACCGCGTGCTGGGCCTGGAACTCGGCGCGGACGACTACGTCTCCAAGCCCTTCTCCACCCGCGAACTGGCGGCCCGGCTCCGGGCCATCCTCCGCCGCGCCGTCCCCGCCGACGTCGCCGAACGGGCGCCCCGGCTCGCCTTCGGCCCCATCACCGTGGACCTGGACATGCACACGGCCCGGGTGGACGGGCAGCTCGTGGACCTCACGCGCCGGGAATTCGAACTGCTGGCCTACTTTCTCGCCAATCCCCGCCGCGTCCTCACCCGCGAGAAGATCCTGCAGCAGGTGTGGGGCCTGGAATACCTCGGCGAGAGCCGGACCATCGACGCCCACGTCCGCCGCGTGCGGGCCAAGATCGGCGGCCCCGCGGCCGAACTGATCGAGACCGTGGTGGGCGTGGGCTACCGGCTGGGCGGGCCCGCCGACGCTTAG
- a CDS encoding cell wall metabolism sensor histidine kinase WalK, whose amino-acid sequence MRALICLGAMLFLGLGLGMSLHKGTSAPWTLGLVATLAIVVILMARWQVRPVAEPLGQLLGGSRPRAIEDLPRAWSALERENLDLRERAARDDRLLPSIMARLEEGVLLFGGAGRLEQFNPAAQRHLGLGAPLGTGMAVAEVLRDAASAAEVQKAYGGVPAEWRMGRAARILRVRAIPFAPLGTVSGVLLTLDDVTSQEALETTRQKFISNVSHELKTPVTALRIAAENLLDEPLDAPVRAGAESILRSVDRLTLLLGDLSELSRIESGALRLDPVRLDLATFIASLVKDQQERLSAADVALDTVVDAPEDAMLLADPLRLSQVLENLISNAIKFSPVGGRVKLAVRLSPQGQLWEVADQGPGIPEAELGRIFERFYRSQAAKAKPGTGLGLAIVKHLCRLMGGEVTVESRPGEGAVFRVMLPPVPAGED is encoded by the coding sequence GTGCGCGCCCTCATCTGCCTGGGGGCCATGCTCTTCCTGGGCCTGGGACTGGGGATGAGCCTCCACAAAGGCACTTCCGCGCCCTGGACCCTCGGCCTGGTGGCCACCCTCGCCATCGTGGTGATCCTCATGGCCCGCTGGCAGGTGCGCCCCGTGGCCGAACCCTTGGGCCAGCTGCTCGGGGGCTCCCGTCCCCGCGCCATCGAGGATCTGCCCCGGGCCTGGTCCGCCCTGGAGCGGGAAAACCTGGACCTGCGGGAGCGGGCCGCCCGGGACGACCGGCTGCTGCCCAGCATCATGGCGCGGCTGGAGGAGGGCGTTCTCCTGTTCGGCGGTGCGGGCCGGTTGGAGCAGTTCAATCCCGCCGCTCAGCGCCACCTCGGTCTGGGCGCGCCGCTGGGGACGGGGATGGCCGTGGCGGAGGTGCTGCGCGACGCCGCCAGCGCCGCCGAGGTGCAGAAGGCCTACGGGGGCGTGCCCGCCGAGTGGCGGATGGGGCGCGCCGCCCGGATCCTGCGGGTGCGGGCCATCCCCTTCGCCCCGTTGGGTACCGTGAGCGGGGTCCTGCTCACTTTGGACGACGTCACGAGCCAGGAAGCCCTGGAGACCACCCGGCAGAAGTTCATCTCCAACGTCAGCCACGAGCTGAAGACCCCCGTGACCGCCCTCCGGATCGCCGCCGAGAACCTCCTGGACGAGCCTCTGGACGCGCCGGTCCGCGCGGGAGCCGAATCCATCCTCCGCTCCGTGGACCGCCTGACGCTGCTTCTGGGCGACCTCTCCGAGCTGAGCCGGATCGAGAGCGGCGCCCTCCGCCTCGACCCCGTGCGGCTGGATCTGGCGACCTTCATCGCCTCCCTGGTGAAGGATCAGCAGGAGCGCTTGTCCGCCGCGGACGTGGCTCTCGATACCGTCGTCGACGCGCCGGAGGACGCCATGCTGCTGGCGGATCCTTTGCGCCTGAGCCAGGTCCTGGAGAACCTCATCTCCAATGCCATCAAGTTCAGTCCGGTGGGTGGCCGGGTGAAGCTCGCGGTCCGCCTGTCGCCCCAGGGCCAGCTGTGGGAAGTGGCCGACCAGGGACCGGGCATCCCCGAGGCCGAATTGGGGCGGATCTTCGAGCGCTTCTACCGCTCCCAGGCGGCCAAGGCGAAGCCAGGCACCGGCCTGGGCCTGGCCATCGTCAAGCACCTGTGCCGCCTCATGGGGGGCGAGGTCACGGTGGAGAGCCGGCCCGGCGAAGGCGCGGTCTTCCGGGTGATGCTCCCGCCGGTTCCCGCGGGCGAGGACTAG
- a CDS encoding GNAT family N-acetyltransferase: MTIETLAPHPEGARYAVRALSSDDFAHLRRLEAEIWAGDGAGELCPHYLRLCTELYGDWCFLALDGDRPVGYVLNFVKGTTVYCATLAVHPDYQKGRVNYLLIRAMVSKLLQEQVDECRFLVEPGNTDARSVHNALGARVVAEVQDYYAPGDTRLWSAITREDLERVRARYTRLKLVS; the protein is encoded by the coding sequence ATGACGATCGAAACCCTCGCCCCCCATCCGGAAGGCGCCCGCTACGCGGTGCGCGCGCTGTCCAGCGACGACTTCGCCCACCTGCGCCGCCTCGAAGCGGAGATCTGGGCCGGGGACGGCGCCGGCGAGCTCTGCCCCCACTACCTCCGCCTCTGCACCGAGCTCTACGGCGACTGGTGCTTCCTCGCCCTGGACGGCGACCGGCCCGTGGGCTACGTCCTCAACTTCGTGAAGGGCACCACGGTCTACTGCGCCACCCTCGCGGTGCATCCCGACTACCAGAAGGGCCGGGTGAACTACCTCCTGATCCGCGCCATGGTCTCCAAGCTGCTGCAGGAACAGGTGGACGAATGCCGCTTCCTGGTGGAGCCCGGGAACACGGACGCCCGCAGCGTCCACAACGCCCTGGGGGCCCGGGTGGTGGCCGAGGTGCAGGACTACTACGCCCCCGGCGACACCCGCCTGTGGTCCGCCATCACCCGCGAGGATCTGGAGCGCGTCCGGGCCCGCTACACCCGCCTGAAGCTGGTGAGCTAG
- a CDS encoding radical SAM protein translates to MKFKVNEVFHSIQGEGARIGRPCLFIRLSGCPLRCAYCDTEYAFHDGTFRELEDLVEEARRRLGPPRKGPSAPFVELTGGEPLAHPGAPQLLEALLELGHEVALETAGSHDLAPLPREVIKIVDRKTPASGEGHRWLESNLDHMVPGQDELKLVLCDEADYAWAKAWCAERAAWDRWEVLFSPVWGKLDPAWLAERIVADGLPVRMQVQLHKVVWGAAKKGV, encoded by the coding sequence ATGAAGTTCAAGGTCAACGAAGTGTTCCATTCCATCCAGGGGGAGGGCGCCCGGATCGGACGGCCGTGCCTGTTCATCCGGCTCTCCGGCTGTCCCCTGCGATGCGCCTACTGCGATACGGAATACGCGTTCCACGACGGGACCTTTCGCGAGCTGGAGGATCTCGTGGAGGAGGCTCGTCGCCGGCTGGGGCCGCCGCGGAAGGGACCCAGCGCCCCCTTCGTGGAGCTGACCGGAGGCGAGCCCCTGGCCCATCCCGGCGCGCCGCAGTTGCTGGAGGCCCTCCTGGAACTCGGCCACGAGGTGGCCCTGGAGACCGCGGGCAGCCACGACCTGGCGCCGTTGCCCCGGGAGGTGATCAAGATCGTGGACCGCAAGACCCCCGCCAGCGGCGAAGGCCATCGCTGGCTGGAATCCAACCTCGACCACATGGTGCCCGGGCAGGACGAACTGAAGCTCGTGCTGTGCGACGAGGCCGATTACGCCTGGGCCAAGGCCTGGTGCGCCGAGCGCGCCGCCTGGGACCGGTGGGAGGTGCTGTTCAGTCCGGTGTGGGGGAAGCTGGATCCCGCCTGGCTGGCGGAGCGGATCGTCGCCGACGGCCTGCCCGTCCGGATGCAGGTCCAGCTCCACAAAGTGGTGTGGGGCGCGGCAAAGAAGGGCGTCTGA